One window of Mesorhizobium loti R88b genomic DNA carries:
- a CDS encoding Flp family type IVb pilin, with translation MKKLMTMTRQFRDDENGAAMVEYSILIGIITVAAIAAIGVVGGYVSGKWTTLSTTLVPAA, from the coding sequence ATGAAGAAGCTCATGACGATGACCCGGCAGTTCCGCGACGACGAAAACGGCGCTGCTATGGTCGAATATTCTATCCTCATCGGTATCATCACCGTTGCGGCTATTGCAGCCATCGGCGTTGTCGGTGGATACGTTTCTGGCAAGTGGACGACGCTGTCCACAACGCTGGTCCCGGCGGCATAA
- the cpaB gene encoding Flp pilus assembly protein CpaB produces MRANTVIMIVLAGVFGVLAVVLANIWLANQRGAIAQTNDSQRDTVVVAAVALKFGDTLSADKLREVAWPAGAVPAGAFKTTEELLTKDLPAGGGTKQALQTIGINEPVLASKITGPGQRATLSAVLGEGMKAVSIRVNDVLGVAGFVFPGDRVDVLLTRTVRNSDGVDQSFVDVLLQSMKVLAVDQVADESKDSPTVVKSVTVEASTRDAQKLTLAAGAGQLSLALRQAAASKGETTERVTLSDLTGEMPADAAKKQAELARQAAADTAAAAERQSAEDARKRADDKIAGLAQAVDRVGSKLDQLSKVKPPAPIVVSAPAPEVHEVPKEVVKYVQPEPPALATIGVFRGVKFESYEVPRQKQQATVN; encoded by the coding sequence ATGCGTGCAAACACTGTCATTATGATCGTCCTCGCCGGCGTGTTCGGCGTGCTGGCCGTGGTGCTCGCCAACATCTGGCTGGCCAACCAGCGCGGCGCGATTGCGCAGACCAATGATTCTCAGCGCGATACGGTCGTCGTGGCTGCGGTGGCGCTGAAGTTCGGCGACACGCTGTCGGCCGACAAGTTGCGCGAAGTCGCATGGCCGGCGGGCGCTGTTCCAGCTGGCGCTTTCAAGACAACAGAAGAACTCCTGACCAAAGACCTTCCGGCGGGCGGGGGTACCAAACAGGCGTTGCAGACGATTGGTATCAATGAACCTGTCCTCGCGAGCAAGATCACCGGGCCTGGCCAACGCGCTACGCTTTCGGCGGTTCTGGGCGAAGGCATGAAGGCAGTGTCCATCCGCGTCAACGACGTGCTTGGCGTCGCTGGATTCGTCTTCCCCGGCGACCGGGTCGATGTGTTGCTGACGCGCACCGTTCGCAATTCTGATGGCGTGGACCAGAGTTTTGTCGACGTCCTGCTTCAGAGCATGAAGGTGCTCGCTGTCGACCAGGTTGCCGATGAAAGCAAGGACAGCCCGACCGTGGTGAAGTCCGTGACGGTGGAGGCCAGCACCAGGGACGCCCAGAAACTGACCCTCGCCGCCGGCGCCGGACAGTTGTCGCTGGCGCTTCGCCAAGCCGCCGCCAGCAAGGGCGAAACGACCGAACGCGTCACGCTTTCCGATCTGACCGGCGAAATGCCGGCTGACGCGGCCAAGAAGCAAGCCGAACTGGCCAGGCAGGCCGCCGCCGATACGGCAGCGGCTGCGGAACGTCAGAGCGCGGAAGACGCACGCAAGCGCGCGGATGACAAGATCGCGGGCCTGGCCCAGGCCGTGGACCGCGTGGGAAGCAAGCTCGACCAGTTGAGCAAGGTCAAGCCGCCGGCTCCTATCGTCGTATCGGCCCCGGCGCCGGAGGTGCACGAGGTCCCGAAAGAGGTGGTCAAATATGTGCAGCCGGAGCCGCCAGCGCTGGCGACGATCGGAGTCTTTCGGGGCGTGAAATTCGAATCCTATGAAGTGCCGCGACAAAAACAACAAGCGACAGTGAATTGA
- a CDS encoding type II and III secretion system protein family protein → MQGFWVRMAALALSCSATLLTWSFAAKAADRFIDVSNPSVHRIFLPMSQSVTIAVNATLGDIVVGDEKIADAQPMTDKTLYVIGKGAGTTTVNLFSADKHSLGVIQIEVGVDVSDMAQAIRQVAPRSRIEIGSVNGKVRLGGHVKDAATMQSILEVAQQYGPDAIINAVTVDDSQQVNLEVRILEAKRNAGRDLGVSIQSTNGSGTTKVGTGVAASNTDGTGIGAGDIVGGLLSKSNPFASLITRVIDSNIKVDLVIEALENKGVVRTLAEPNLTTLSGEPASFNAGGEVPVRSVDANGQVQVLFKQFGVNLLFTPVVLDDGKIHMKLAPEVSDLNGFTTAGDPIFTNRKLETVVELRDGQSFAVGGLLSSKTTKLQNQVPWLGQVPIVGALFRNSSNQKEETELVVIVTPHIVRPVKPGEQLATPFDKTRPANDPEFFVLGQLEVNKDMIRKYETGDGVTGPYGHMLNFKSKDKMLYVKK, encoded by the coding sequence ATGCAGGGGTTTTGGGTGAGGATGGCAGCGCTCGCGCTGTCCTGCTCCGCGACGCTACTAACGTGGAGTTTTGCGGCCAAAGCTGCAGACCGCTTCATTGATGTATCGAATCCCAGTGTCCATCGAATCTTCCTGCCGATGTCGCAGTCGGTGACGATCGCAGTGAACGCCACTCTTGGCGATATCGTCGTCGGCGACGAGAAGATCGCCGATGCCCAGCCCATGACCGACAAGACGCTCTATGTCATCGGCAAGGGCGCCGGCACCACCACGGTCAATCTGTTTTCCGCGGACAAGCATTCGCTCGGCGTCATCCAGATCGAGGTCGGCGTCGATGTCAGCGACATGGCGCAGGCGATCCGGCAGGTGGCGCCAAGGTCGCGCATTGAAATCGGCTCGGTCAACGGCAAGGTCAGGCTTGGCGGTCACGTCAAAGACGCCGCGACGATGCAATCTATCCTGGAGGTCGCGCAGCAGTATGGTCCAGACGCCATCATCAACGCCGTCACCGTCGACGACAGCCAGCAGGTCAATCTCGAAGTCCGCATACTGGAAGCCAAGCGCAATGCCGGCCGTGATCTCGGCGTATCGATCCAAAGCACCAACGGCAGCGGTACAACGAAAGTTGGAACAGGCGTTGCTGCTTCAAACACAGACGGAACCGGGATTGGGGCGGGCGACATCGTCGGCGGCCTGCTGTCGAAAAGCAATCCTTTCGCATCGCTGATCACCCGCGTCATCGACAGCAACATCAAGGTCGACCTGGTCATCGAAGCCCTTGAGAACAAGGGCGTGGTTCGCACATTGGCTGAACCAAATCTCACCACACTGTCCGGCGAACCGGCCAGCTTCAACGCCGGCGGCGAAGTGCCGGTACGCAGCGTCGACGCCAACGGCCAAGTCCAGGTCTTGTTCAAGCAATTCGGCGTCAATCTGCTGTTCACGCCGGTCGTGCTCGACGATGGCAAGATCCATATGAAGCTTGCACCGGAAGTGAGTGACCTCAATGGCTTCACCACCGCCGGCGACCCGATTTTCACCAACCGCAAGCTGGAAACCGTTGTCGAATTGCGCGATGGCCAGAGCTTCGCGGTCGGTGGCCTTCTGTCGAGCAAAACCACCAAGCTGCAGAACCAGGTGCCGTGGCTTGGCCAGGTGCCAATCGTCGGCGCGCTGTTTCGCAATTCGAGCAACCAGAAGGAAGAGACCGAGCTTGTGGTGATCGTCACGCCGCACATTGTGCGGCCGGTGAAGCCCGGCGAACAACTGGCGACCCCGTTCGACAAGACGCGACCCGCCAACGATCCGGAATTCTTCGTGCTCGGTCAGCTCGAGGTGAACAAGGACATGATCCGCAAATATGAAACGGGCGACGGCGTCACCGGCCCCTACGGCCACATGCTGAACTTCAAATCGAAGGACAAGATGCTCTATGTCAAGAAATAG
- a CDS encoding TadE/TadG family type IV pilus assembly protein — protein MLRTIRAFWHDQRGIALILVSVTLPAIIGFSLLAIDMSRVNNLHNDLQKAADAFALAGAAELDGLPGSWARAERAMATLVTNQATFSTVGSTGRFTLTSGQPGGTAQCNSAGNISWCFLKTLPASDGAPVTSANYANATQSIGEDETAFIEVKVAPTGFAAIFPASFLTGNSASNSFNVAAQATAGFTSGVCDYTPVFMCNPYEDTSLTGGVTLEQAAQTRQYRRRQILLRGDGSYFPGNFAFLASPFGNGANQLEKMLADSKPQNCYSRDGVDTEPGQNAGPVENGINSRFGIDSSNYSDGPAVNVRKGAKNGSQFVKSNKVDYETDPTKGVGLERDACQIAGNCTMMSGRMGDGNWNFARYWAANHPTRAVPAALSGTGANLPTRYEVYRYEIDNNIFQDAAVGGETGIPPAGAGTPISIPDRRLLYGAILDCNALTAAGTNFSGRQTGIPVRRFGSFFITEPIKDGKNIYVELVDITGKGGNGTLDNYLRDEAQLYR, from the coding sequence ATGCTGCGGACCATTCGCGCGTTCTGGCACGATCAGAGGGGAATAGCGCTGATCCTCGTCAGCGTCACGCTGCCGGCGATCATCGGCTTTTCTTTGCTCGCGATCGACATGAGCCGGGTCAACAATCTGCACAATGATTTGCAGAAGGCGGCGGATGCCTTTGCATTGGCTGGAGCCGCCGAGCTTGATGGCTTGCCTGGCTCGTGGGCCAGAGCCGAACGCGCCATGGCGACACTTGTTACCAACCAGGCCACATTCTCGACCGTTGGCTCTACTGGCCGGTTCACTTTGACGTCCGGGCAACCGGGCGGCACCGCACAATGCAACAGCGCCGGCAACATTTCGTGGTGCTTCCTGAAGACCTTACCCGCGTCGGACGGAGCTCCGGTCACCAGCGCAAATTATGCCAATGCAACGCAATCCATCGGCGAAGATGAAACTGCATTCATCGAAGTGAAGGTGGCGCCGACCGGATTCGCCGCCATCTTCCCGGCGTCGTTTCTGACGGGCAATTCGGCCAGTAACAGCTTCAACGTTGCAGCCCAGGCGACTGCCGGGTTCACGTCGGGCGTCTGCGACTACACGCCCGTTTTCATGTGCAACCCGTATGAGGATACATCCCTCACCGGAGGAGTCACGCTGGAACAGGCGGCGCAAACCAGGCAGTACCGGCGCCGCCAGATCCTGCTGCGCGGAGACGGATCTTACTTTCCCGGGAACTTCGCTTTCCTGGCTTCGCCGTTTGGCAACGGCGCCAATCAGCTCGAAAAAATGCTCGCCGATTCCAAGCCGCAAAATTGCTATTCGCGCGACGGCGTCGACACCGAGCCGGGACAGAACGCCGGACCTGTTGAGAACGGTATCAACTCGCGCTTCGGCATCGATTCGTCAAACTACTCGGACGGACCCGCAGTCAATGTGCGCAAGGGCGCCAAGAACGGCAGCCAGTTCGTCAAGAGTAACAAGGTCGACTATGAAACAGACCCGACGAAGGGTGTCGGGCTCGAGCGCGATGCGTGCCAGATCGCCGGCAACTGCACCATGATGAGCGGCCGCATGGGCGACGGCAACTGGAATTTCGCGCGTTACTGGGCCGCCAATCATCCCACACGTGCCGTGCCAGCGGCTCTATCAGGAACCGGCGCGAATCTCCCTACCCGTTATGAGGTCTATCGATACGAGATCGACAACAATATCTTTCAAGATGCTGCAGTCGGTGGCGAAACGGGTATCCCGCCTGCGGGGGCAGGCACCCCGATCTCGATCCCAGACCGTCGGTTGCTTTACGGCGCAATCCTCGACTGCAATGCGCTCACGGCTGCGGGCACGAATTTCAGCGGCCGCCAGACGGGCATTCCGGTGAGGAGGTTCGGCAGCTTCTTCATCACCGAGCCGATCAAAGACGGTAAGAATATCTACGTCGAGTTGGTCGACATCACCGGCAAGGGCGGCAACGGTACGCTCGACAACTACCTGCGCGACGAAGCGCAGCTATACCGGTGA
- a CDS encoding TadE/TadG family type IV pilus assembly protein, producing the protein MFKILSRYFDRFRRDQRGAVIVEMTLITPLMLVLSAGVFEFGNLIHDKLLMEAGLTDAARYAARCNSQLYTDSGLAAINCTAIAANIAVFGNAAGTGSARVSGWQTSNVTVTTNNSCQDTVVGGVTQYRSTTAQVCTVRASGTYPYAGVGMLSFIGISPITLQGSHDERLIRF; encoded by the coding sequence ATGTTCAAGATACTGTCCCGATATTTCGATCGATTTCGACGCGACCAACGCGGCGCGGTGATTGTCGAGATGACACTGATCACGCCGCTGATGCTTGTCCTGTCTGCCGGTGTGTTCGAATTCGGCAATCTGATCCATGACAAGCTGCTGATGGAGGCCGGACTTACAGACGCCGCTCGCTATGCCGCGCGCTGCAACAGTCAGTTGTATACCGACTCCGGGCTGGCGGCGATCAACTGTACCGCCATTGCCGCGAACATTGCTGTGTTTGGCAACGCGGCCGGCACCGGTAGCGCACGCGTCAGCGGCTGGCAGACATCGAATGTCACCGTGACCACCAACAACTCCTGCCAGGACACCGTGGTGGGCGGCGTGACCCAATATCGCTCCACCACGGCACAAGTCTGCACCGTCCGCGCGTCGGGCACCTACCCATACGCCGGTGTTGGGATGCTGTCGTTCATCGGCATCAGTCCGATTACGCTGCAGGGCTCCCACGACGAGCGGTTGATCCGGTTCTGA
- a CDS encoding TadE/TadG family type IV pilus assembly protein: MIQRFAKSEDGAAMVEMTIVSTLLFSLVLGFVDFGYAFYQWNAATKAVQIGARLASISDAVATNLATAGPVSSPGAPIAAGAYGPFVCTYTAGTGGCSNGGGFSAANFSRIFRGDTANTNDDVCPALAANQRPGMCHFFPGLLRSNVVVTYSATGLGYQTRLSGPVPTITVNLQNVTFQFFFLKGLMGFADINMPSMLSTVTGEDIKSTWP, encoded by the coding sequence ATGATCCAGCGTTTTGCAAAATCGGAAGACGGGGCGGCGATGGTGGAAATGACCATCGTGTCGACGCTGCTGTTCTCGCTTGTCCTGGGCTTCGTCGATTTCGGCTACGCCTTCTACCAATGGAACGCAGCCACCAAGGCGGTGCAGATCGGCGCCCGGCTGGCGTCGATATCGGATGCGGTGGCAACCAACCTCGCCACAGCGGGCCCGGTCTCGTCTCCCGGCGCTCCGATTGCTGCCGGCGCCTACGGTCCCTTCGTGTGCACCTACACCGCCGGCACGGGGGGCTGCAGCAACGGCGGCGGCTTCAGCGCCGCCAATTTCAGCCGCATCTTTCGTGGTGACACCGCAAACACCAATGACGATGTCTGCCCGGCGCTGGCGGCAAACCAGCGGCCGGGCATGTGTCACTTCTTCCCGGGCTTGCTGCGCAGCAACGTAGTCGTCACTTATTCAGCCACCGGCCTCGGCTATCAGACCCGGCTAAGCGGACCCGTACCGACAATCACCGTCAACCTGCAAAACGTGACCTTCCAGTTCTTCTTCCTCAAGGGACTGATGGGTTTTGCTGACATCAACATGCCCTCCATGCTGAGCACGGTCACGGGCGAAGACATCAAGAGCACCTGGCCATGA
- a CDS encoding AAA family ATPase: MNAINTKVTPTKRKQVALFSSDPNFKREVATRLDALAIYDVRVAETGDFLKGPPADTRPGIVILDLGNGELLGRPGIVEARALWATVPLIAVSDELTSEQTRVLVRMNASDWLHKPLDGKELLNAVTFHDTGNQGTKSRIITFIGASGGAGATTLALSAAEHLASKSTERAASTCLVDLDFQSANCGAYLNLFNQFDLAGIIGQPERLDVELMDVIKLSRPSGLTLYAFERPQLPFEPQGSDFVYRLLDLVAYRFDDIVIDLPNIETPWHNSVLSTSDEIFIVFELNVASLRQGKRLYTKIRELRGNAISITLVANKHKRKWFGNHFSRSELEKIFKAPHIKSVALDNALLSDSLNRAILPSEVDGRARFNKDLKKMFKERLDDAAR, from the coding sequence ATGAATGCCATCAACACCAAGGTTACGCCGACCAAGCGAAAGCAGGTGGCGCTGTTCTCGTCGGATCCGAATTTCAAGCGCGAGGTGGCGACGCGGCTCGATGCGCTGGCGATCTATGACGTCAGGGTTGCCGAGACGGGCGACTTTCTCAAAGGTCCGCCGGCGGACACGCGGCCGGGCATCGTCATCCTCGATCTCGGCAATGGCGAATTGCTCGGCCGGCCCGGCATCGTCGAGGCACGCGCTTTGTGGGCGACCGTGCCGCTGATCGCGGTTTCCGACGAGCTGACCTCCGAACAGACGCGCGTGCTGGTGCGCATGAACGCCTCGGACTGGCTGCACAAGCCGCTCGACGGCAAGGAGCTGCTCAACGCGGTGACCTTCCACGACACCGGCAACCAGGGAACGAAAAGTCGGATCATCACCTTCATCGGCGCCAGCGGCGGTGCGGGCGCCACGACGCTGGCGCTGTCGGCGGCCGAGCACCTGGCCTCGAAATCGACTGAACGCGCGGCTTCGACCTGTCTGGTCGATCTCGATTTCCAGAGTGCCAATTGCGGCGCCTACCTCAATCTGTTCAACCAGTTCGATCTGGCCGGAATTATCGGCCAACCCGAAAGGCTCGATGTCGAACTGATGGATGTCATCAAGCTTTCGCGCCCGTCCGGCCTCACCCTCTACGCATTCGAGCGGCCGCAGCTGCCCTTCGAGCCGCAAGGCAGCGATTTCGTCTACCGGCTTCTGGACCTTGTCGCCTACCGCTTCGACGACATCGTCATCGACCTGCCCAATATCGAAACGCCCTGGCACAATTCCGTGCTTTCGACGAGCGACGAGATCTTCATCGTGTTCGAGCTCAACGTCGCGTCGCTGCGGCAAGGCAAGCGGCTTTACACCAAGATCCGCGAACTGCGCGGCAATGCGATCAGCATCACGCTCGTCGCCAACAAGCACAAGCGCAAGTGGTTCGGGAACCATTTTTCGCGCAGCGAGCTCGAGAAGATCTTCAAGGCACCGCACATCAAGTCGGTCGCGCTGGACAATGCGCTCCTCTCCGATTCCCTGAACCGTGCGATCCTGCCTTCGGAAGTGGATGGGCGGGCACGCTTCAACAAGGATCTGAAGAAGATGTTCAAAGAGCGGCTCGATGACGCTGCCCGATAG